A DNA window from Coffea arabica cultivar ET-39 chromosome 6c, Coffea Arabica ET-39 HiFi, whole genome shotgun sequence contains the following coding sequences:
- the LOC113691926 gene encoding BTB/POZ domain and ankyrin repeat-containing protein NBCL-like translates to MSLEDSLRSLSLDYLNLLINGQAFSDVTFSVEGRLVHAHRCILAARSLFFRKFFCGPDTPAGLDPSGSRMGAPAGALASSPRGSNSQVIPVNSVGYEVFLLMLQFLYSGQVSIVPQKHEPRPNCGERGCWHTHCTSAVDLALDTLAAARSFGVEQLALLTQKQLASMVEKASIEDVMKVLIASRKQDMHQLWTTCSHLVAKSGLPPEVLAKHLPIDVVAKIEELRLKTSLVRGSLMPHHHHHHNHDISAAAELEGQKIRRMRRALDSSDVELVKLMVMGEGLNLDDALALHYAVENCSREVVKALLELGAADVNYPAGPAGKTPLHIAAEMVSPDMVAVLLDHHADPNVRTVDGITPLDILRTLTSDFLFKGSVPGLTHIEPNKLRLCLELVQSAAMVISREEGNANAPASATIYPPMSEEHTSSSSSGNMANLNLDSRMVYLNLGAAASAGQMGCKMTDGDEHHSSHGSQREALSRHGSQAFRSGMDGQAQKGLSNDK, encoded by the exons atgtccCTAGAGGACTCCTTAAGATCTTTATCCTTAGACTATCTGAATCTGCTGATCAACGGTCAAGCTTTCAGCGATGTAACCTTCAGCGTAGAGGGTCGTTTAGTCCATGCTCACAGGTGTATTCTTGCAGCCAGGAGCTTATTCTTTAGGAAATTCTTTTGTGGGCCGGACACGCCGGCGGGTCTGGACCCATCGGGGTCGAGGATGGGCGCCCCAGCCGGCGCCTTGGCATCGTCCCCGAGAGGGTCAAACTCGCAGGTGATACCAGTGAACTCGGTTGGGTATGAAGTTTTCTTGCTGATGCTTCAGTTTTTGTATAGTGGACAAGTCTCAATTGTGCCTCAGAAACATGAGCCAAGGCCTAATTGTGGTGAGAGAGGATGTTGGCACACACATTGCACCTCAGCCGTTGATCTTGCTCTTGATACTCTCGCTGCCGCTAGATCTTTTGGTGTTGAACAGCTCGCATTGCTCACTCag AAGCAATTGGCCAGCATGGTTGAGAAGGCCTCAATTGAAGATGTCATGAAAGTGTTAATAGcttcaagaaaacaagacaTGCACCAACTCTGGACTACTTGTTCACATTTGGTAGCAAAATCTGGCCTACCACCAGAAGTCCTTGCTAAACACCTTCCCATCGATGTAGTAGCCAAGATTGAAGAGCTCCGCCTCAAAACATCGCTTGTTCGAGGATCTCTGATGcctcaccaccaccaccaccacaaccATGATATCAGTGCTGCAGCTGAGCTCGAGGGCCAGAAAATTCGCCGAATGAGACGGGCACTCGACTCGTCTGACGTCGAACTTGTCAAGCTTATGGTAATGGGAGAAGGGCTTAATTTGGATGATGCATTGGCCCTACATTATGCAGTTGAGAATTGTAGCCGAGAGGTGGTAAAAGCGTTGCTTGAGCTTGGAGCTGCTGATGTTAACTACCCAGCTGGGCCAGCAGGCAAAACCCCACTTCACATTGCAGCCGAAATGGTGTCCCCAGACATGGTGGCGGTCCTTCTTGACCACCATGCCGACCCAAATGTCCGAACTGTCGATGGGATCACTCCGTTAGACATCCTTCGAACCCTAACTTCTGATTTTCTATTCAAGGGTTCTGTCCCGGGGCTAACTCATATCGAACCAAACAAGCTCAGGCTTTGTCTGGAGCTAGTTCAATCAGCTGCTATGGTGATCTCTCGGGAGGAAGGCAATGCAAATGCGCCAGCTTCGGCTACAATCTACCCTCCAATGAGCGAGGAGCATACGAGTAGTAGTAGCAGTGGCAACATGGCCAACTTGAATCTTGATTCGAGAATGGTTTATCTGAATCTTGGTGCAGCTGCATCAGCTGGCCAAATGGGGTGCAAGATGACTGACGGAGATGAACATCACAGTAGCCACGGTAGCCAAAGAGAAGCTTTGAGTCGCCATGGTTCCCAAG CCTTCAGAAGTGGGATGGACGGACAAGCACAAAAAG gTCTTTCCAATGATAAATGA